The sequence TTTCGACGTAAATAGGCAATTTGCTGCATATGCGGTAAATCTTTTGGGCAGTTATCCTGGCATCCGAGCAAGGTCATACACCCAAATACACCATCTTGATTGCCAATCACATGATAAAAATCCTCGGCAGTACGAGCGTCACGGCTGTCCATCTCAAAACGAGCTATTTTCATCATGCCCACTGCGCCAACAAAAGTGTCCCGCATTTGCTTAGTAGCACAGGCAGAAACACACACGCCACATTCAACGCAGCGTTCTAGCTCATACAAGCGCGCAGCTTCGTCAGGATCCATGGGATCTTCGAGTCGATGCACATTGATATCATTAGGTTTAGGATGTAACCATAGCTTTAAACGCTCAGCAAGTTCACGCATAAA is a genomic window of Shewanella putrefaciens containing:
- a CDS encoding fumarate reductase iron-sulfur subunit codes for the protein MSQGRQLTFNIFRYDPQEPNDKPKMVRYQLTETPGMTVFIALNKLREEQDTSLQFDFVCRAGICGSCAMVINGFPTLACRTLTAKYPKGEITLMPLPGFELIGDLSVNTGKFMRELAERLKLWLHPKPNDINVHRLEDPMDPDEAARLYELERCVECGVCVSACATKQMRDTFVGAVGMMKIARFEMDSRDARTAEDFYHVIGNQDGVFGCMTLLGCQDNCPKDLPHMQQIAYLRRKMAMTLI